A window from Gottschalkiaceae bacterium SANA encodes these proteins:
- a CDS encoding cation:proton antiporter: protein MHSEMKYLIDLMLILAASSGGAWLAKRLNQPQIVGQILGGVLIGSSILGIVEQSEFIGKLSEIGVIVLMFITGLETSLSELKASAERSAAIAIGGIVLPFAMGFLSIMLLKENFMISEAVFLGVILTATSMGVTVKILAEFRALQSKQGVSVLGAAVIDDIVGIMILSVALGAFGKSTASLWMLLMKIAIFFVIVIFAGEWISTAVNRNIRILKELKSKFLLPISISLILLFAITASEFGMAAIIGAYFVGVILSTTQMKHRITHEVEKFGTGFFIPIFFVNIGLSVNMTMVGKYFTLAIAITFVGILSKVIGSGIGARISGFDYLSSLQIGVSMVPRAEVALIVSNIALKAGLIGEDIFVGVILLVIVSSVVSPMLYKGLEQRKKKTSKLLKDAKKKVA from the coding sequence ATGCACTCGGAAATGAAATATTTAATAGATTTAATGCTTATTTTAGCGGCATCAAGTGGTGGAGCTTGGCTAGCCAAGCGTTTGAATCAGCCGCAAATCGTTGGACAAATTTTAGGTGGCGTATTGATCGGATCGTCCATTTTAGGCATCGTCGAACAGTCTGAATTTATCGGGAAACTATCAGAAATTGGTGTTATTGTATTAATGTTTATTACTGGGCTTGAAACGAGTTTATCAGAGTTGAAAGCATCTGCAGAACGATCAGCGGCAATAGCCATTGGTGGAATTGTACTTCCATTTGCCATGGGATTTTTAAGTATTATGCTATTAAAAGAAAATTTCATGATTTCAGAAGCGGTATTTTTGGGTGTGATTCTGACTGCAACGAGCATGGGCGTCACGGTGAAAATTCTTGCCGAGTTTAGAGCGCTTCAATCCAAGCAAGGAGTTAGTGTTTTGGGAGCGGCAGTGATTGACGATATTGTTGGTATCATGATTTTATCTGTTGCTCTTGGTGCGTTTGGAAAGTCGACAGCTAGTCTTTGGATGTTATTGATGAAGATCGCCATCTTTTTCGTTATTGTGATTTTCGCAGGGGAGTGGATATCGACAGCTGTGAATCGTAATATTCGAATTTTGAAAGAATTGAAATCCAAATTTTTATTGCCGATTTCAATTTCGTTGATTCTTCTCTTTGCAATCACTGCAAGTGAGTTTGGCATGGCTGCCATTATAGGCGCTTATTTTGTAGGAGTCATACTATCTACGACACAGATGAAACATCGTATCACTCATGAAGTTGAAAAGTTTGGAACCGGATTCTTTATTCCGATTTTCTTTGTAAATATAGGATTGAGTGTGAATATGACCATGGTAGGAAAGTATTTCACTCTTGCAATTGCGATTACGTTCGTCGGTATACTTAGCAAAGTAATTGGATCCGGAATTGGAGCTAGAATCAGTGGATTTGATTACTTATCTTCACTGCAAATTGGGGTCAGTATGGTGCCCCGGGCAGAGGTCGCTTTGATCGTGTCAAATATTGCTTTGAAGGCAGGATTGATTGGAGAAGATATTTTCGTAGGGGTGATTTTATTGGTCATCGTCTCTTCTGTTGTCTCTCCCATGCTGTATAAAGGGCTTGAACAGCGGAAGAAAAAAACAAGTAAACTGCTTAAAGATGCAAAAAAGAAGGTGGCTTAA
- a CDS encoding triose-phosphate isomerase → MNSKRKLRVPIFTINPKSYLYGKESIDFAIFADGLAEKYDVDILFSAKDIDLKDIARQTKHLIVTAQHMDGIKPGRGMGKALPEAYKEAGVQAVMLNHVECPMTISALAEAIDRASQLGILTFVLADQAADTRAIAALHPDVICCELSSMIGKGIQQAETYAMDNKKIVHAISPETLVVSGTGLRTPEDVYRTIQEGSDGSGGTSGIVCAEDMYGTLEAMIKMLKKAKDELYK, encoded by the coding sequence ATGAATTCAAAAAGAAAACTGAGAGTACCGATCTTTACGATTAATCCTAAATCATACTTATATGGAAAAGAGTCTATTGATTTTGCGATCTTTGCAGATGGATTGGCAGAAAAATATGATGTGGATATTCTGTTTTCAGCTAAGGATATTGATTTAAAGGATATTGCACGTCAGACGAAGCATCTCATTGTTACAGCTCAGCATATGGATGGGATCAAGCCAGGCCGAGGAATGGGCAAGGCACTTCCTGAAGCCTATAAGGAAGCTGGCGTTCAAGCCGTTATGCTGAATCATGTGGAATGTCCAATGACAATCTCTGCATTAGCTGAGGCTATTGATAGAGCAAGCCAACTAGGCATTTTAACCTTTGTTTTAGCAGATCAAGCTGCAGATACGCGGGCAATCGCTGCCTTGCATCCAGATGTTATTTGCTGCGAGCTATCATCGATGATCGGAAAAGGCATTCAACAAGCTGAAACCTATGCCATGGATAACAAAAAGATTGTTCATGCCATTTCACCAGAAACCCTAGTTGTGTCTGGAACCGGCTTGAGAACACCTGAGGACGTTTATCGGACGATACAAGAAGGATCTGATGGATCAGGCGGGACCAGTGGAATAGTCTGTGCAGAAGACATGTATGGTACTTTAGAAGCCATGATCAAGATGTTGAAAAAAGCAAAGGATGAGTTGTATAAATAG
- a CDS encoding DsrE family protein, with product MKNDHLYILWTNDNPITAEHMVIMYAENAILREWWKKVTIIIWGATSKLVAENTEIQASIARAKVSGVEFSGCIACARNLGTVERLEALDIELIPWGMPLTELIKEDARIITV from the coding sequence ATGAAAAATGATCATCTTTATATTTTATGGACCAATGACAACCCGATCACGGCGGAACATATGGTGATCATGTATGCCGAAAATGCGATTTTACGAGAGTGGTGGAAAAAAGTGACCATTATTATCTGGGGCGCTACTTCGAAATTGGTTGCTGAAAATACAGAAATTCAGGCGAGTATAGCGCGGGCAAAAGTGTCTGGTGTAGAATTCAGTGGATGTATTGCTTGTGCACGGAATCTTGGAACCGTAGAGAGACTTGAAGCTTTAGACATTGAATTGATTCCCTGGGGGATGCCATTGACCGAGTTGATCAAAGAGGATGCGCGGATCATTACTGTGTAA
- the trpB gene encoding tryptophan synthase subunit beta, with protein MITNNNGFFGEFGGRFVPEPLKLVLQEVEDNFYHFINDPDFLEELSYYQKQYIGRESPLYFAEQLTNKIGGGKIYLKREDLNHTGAHKINNTIGQALLAKRMGKKRVIAETGAGQHGVATATVCALFGMDCTVYMGATDIERQKLNVFRMELLGAKVIPVTDGTATLKDAVDAALNDFVINASDTFYLLGSAVGPHPYPTMVREFQSVIGIEARTQILEAEGKLPDYLVACVGGGSNAIGLFHPFAEDKDVKIVGVEPAGKGLDTPDHAASISKGSVGIIHGFKCYTLQDENGQPLPVHSIAAGLDYPGVGPEHSYYKSTGRADYVGITDKESFDAFFTLSQTEGIIPAIESAHAIAYAIKLAGTLNQDQTIIVNLSGRGDKDVNQIIEMM; from the coding sequence ATGATCACGAACAACAATGGTTTTTTTGGAGAATTTGGCGGAAGATTTGTACCCGAACCACTAAAGCTAGTCCTACAGGAAGTGGAAGATAATTTCTATCATTTTATTAATGACCCTGACTTTCTTGAGGAATTGTCTTATTATCAGAAACAGTATATTGGACGGGAAAGTCCTCTCTATTTTGCAGAGCAATTAACGAATAAAATTGGTGGCGGGAAAATTTATCTAAAACGCGAAGATTTAAATCACACAGGAGCACATAAGATCAACAACACCATTGGACAAGCACTTTTAGCGAAAAGAATGGGTAAAAAAAGAGTGATCGCAGAAACCGGAGCTGGTCAGCATGGTGTTGCGACAGCAACCGTTTGTGCCTTATTTGGAATGGACTGTACGGTCTACATGGGTGCCACGGATATTGAAAGACAGAAGTTGAATGTATTCCGCATGGAACTTCTTGGTGCAAAAGTAATTCCAGTAACCGATGGCACAGCTACTTTGAAAGATGCAGTCGATGCAGCCTTAAACGATTTCGTGATCAATGCATCCGATACATTCTATCTATTAGGTTCTGCTGTTGGACCCCATCCCTATCCAACTATGGTAAGAGAATTTCAAAGCGTGATTGGAATAGAAGCAAGAACTCAGATTCTAGAGGCAGAAGGCAAATTACCGGACTATCTGGTTGCCTGTGTAGGCGGCGGATCCAATGCAATTGGTCTCTTCCACCCCTTTGCAGAAGACAAAGACGTTAAAATTGTTGGTGTAGAACCTGCTGGCAAGGGTCTGGATACACCCGATCATGCTGCTTCCATCAGCAAGGGCAGCGTCGGTATCATTCATGGCTTTAAATGCTATACTTTGCAGGATGAGAACGGCCAACCACTTCCCGTTCATTCCATTGCTGCCGGACTTGATTATCCAGGTGTTGGCCCTGAACACAGTTACTACAAATCAACTGGAAGAGCAGATTATGTTGGCATTACCGATAAAGAAAGCTTTGATGCCTTTTTCACCTTATCACAAACAGAAGGGATCATTCCTGCCATTGAAAGTGCCCATGCCATTGCCTATGCGATCAAGCTCGCAGGGACTTTGAATCAAGATCAAACGATCATTGTCAACCTTTCAGGTCGTGGTGACAAGGACGTCAATCAAATCATAGAAATGATGTAA
- a CDS encoding YjbQ family protein → MRMFTKIVGLETDAGRVTYLNITDKIKDVIEESGIKNGHVIVQVPHTTCSVIFEEYVHDRDITGDEFLQTDLNNVLNRIIPRELTNDFNYKYPGPEHLAFVKEYTENDVDQANPLSVEDAFKTLLNGDAHLRGSLFGCSETFILCEGSMAIGLVGSIYFIDWDQNRARNRKCYVQVVGE, encoded by the coding sequence ATGAGAATGTTTACGAAAATTGTCGGATTGGAAACCGATGCGGGTCGCGTTACCTATCTTAATATCACAGATAAAATTAAAGATGTGATCGAAGAATCGGGGATTAAAAATGGCCATGTCATCGTGCAGGTACCGCATACAACTTGCTCTGTAATCTTTGAAGAATATGTTCATGACCGTGATATCACGGGAGATGAGTTCCTGCAAACCGATTTGAATAATGTTTTAAATCGTATTATTCCGAGGGAGTTGACCAATGATTTCAATTACAAGTATCCGGGACCAGAGCACCTAGCTTTTGTAAAAGAATATACGGAGAATGACGTTGATCAAGCCAATCCGCTTAGTGTTGAAGATGCATTTAAAACTCTATTGAACGGAGATGCTCATCTGCGGGGATCCTTGTTCGGATGCAGTGAAACTTTTATTCTTTGTGAGGGTAGCATGGCAATTGGTTTAGTTGGGTCTATTTACTTTATTGACTGGGATCAAAATCGAGCTCGAAATCGAAAGTGTTATGTTCAAGTTGTAGGTGAATAA
- the cobT gene encoding nicotinate-nucleotide--dimethylbenzimidazole phosphoribosyltransferase, with protein MSLLQETIQRIDGLQQDAKSEAQDRINNLVKPIGSLGKVENILVQLAGITGNPYPKVDNKVIIVMASDNGVCEEGIAAAPQAVTNLMTGFISEGITGVGAFAKQAGADLVTVDVGVIGQVNYDKILNRRIKESTNNMIKGPAMTREDAIKAIEIGIETARDEINKGRNLIGTGEIGIGNTTTSTAILSVYSGLDPIEITGVGANLTSDKLENKIAVIRKSIEVNSPNKNDAIDVVSKVGGFDIAGMAGVMLAGAAYRVPVVIDGYISTAAAIIATHLEPKVRDFLICSHSSNEKGAATASDLLNFDTMLDLNMRLGEGTGSAIMFNIIEAATYMNNEMLTFQEAGIDIV; from the coding sequence ATGTCATTATTGCAAGAAACAATTCAAAGGATTGATGGCCTTCAACAAGATGCCAAATCGGAAGCGCAAGATCGAATCAATAATCTCGTTAAACCCATCGGTAGTTTAGGCAAGGTAGAAAATATCCTTGTTCAACTAGCTGGCATAACGGGAAATCCTTATCCAAAAGTAGATAACAAAGTAATTATCGTTATGGCGTCCGACAACGGCGTCTGTGAAGAAGGAATCGCTGCCGCTCCCCAAGCTGTAACAAATCTGATGACAGGATTTATTTCAGAAGGTATTACGGGTGTCGGTGCCTTTGCAAAACAAGCGGGTGCTGATCTCGTTACCGTAGATGTCGGTGTGATTGGTCAAGTAAACTATGATAAAATTCTCAACCGAAGGATTAAAGAAAGTACCAATAACATGATCAAGGGTCCCGCAATGACACGAGAAGATGCCATCAAAGCTATTGAAATCGGGATCGAAACAGCTCGAGACGAAATCAACAAGGGAAGAAATTTAATTGGCACTGGCGAGATCGGTATCGGCAATACAACCACAAGTACTGCAATTTTATCTGTCTATTCCGGTTTGGATCCAATAGAAATTACTGGTGTTGGTGCAAATCTAACAAGCGACAAGCTAGAAAACAAGATTGCAGTCATCAGAAAGTCTATTGAAGTTAACTCTCCAAATAAAAATGATGCAATCGATGTAGTCTCAAAGGTAGGTGGATTTGATATTGCCGGTATGGCAGGCGTCATGCTTGCTGGTGCAGCCTATCGAGTACCCGTTGTTATTGATGGATATATTTCAACTGCCGCTGCCATCATTGCTACACATCTCGAACCTAAGGTACGTGATTTCCTAATTTGTTCTCACTCTTCCAATGAAAAAGGAGCCGCTACCGCTTCCGATCTTCTTAATTTCGATACTATGCTTGATTTAAATATGAGGCTGGGCGAAGGCACCGGCTCGGCCATCATGTTTAATATCATTGAAGCAGCTACCTATATGAATAATGAAATGCTTACCTTCCAAGAGGCCGGCATCGATATCGTTTAG